In Amycolatopsis endophytica, the following are encoded in one genomic region:
- the serC gene encoding phosphoserine transaminase: MTDELTIPAELKPSDGRFGCGPSKVRAEQLANLASEGAAFMGTSHRQKPVKSLVGRVRSGLSQLFSLPEGYEVVLGNGGTTAFWDAAAFGLVNERAQHFTYGEFSSKFAKVTSDAPFLGDSIVVRAEPGSAPEIAYEQGADLVGWAHNETSTGVAVPVRRPAGSEGALVAIDATSGAGGLPVKAEDFDVYYFAPQKCFASDGGLWLALMSPAALERVEKIGASGRWIPEFLSLTTAVDNSRKDQTYNTPAVATLFLLADQIEWMLGNGGLDWAVSRTKDSSTRLYEWAEETSYTVPFVKDPALRSQVVGTVDFVDEIDASKVAKVLRANGIVDVEPYRKLGRNQLRVGMFPAIEPGDVTALTSCIEWVVERLGD, encoded by the coding sequence ATGACCGATGAGCTGACCATTCCGGCTGAACTGAAGCCCTCCGACGGGCGCTTCGGCTGCGGGCCGTCCAAGGTCCGGGCGGAGCAGCTGGCGAACCTCGCTTCCGAGGGCGCCGCGTTCATGGGCACCTCCCACCGGCAGAAGCCGGTGAAGTCCCTGGTCGGGCGGGTCCGCTCCGGTCTGTCCCAGCTCTTCTCGCTGCCCGAGGGCTACGAGGTCGTACTCGGCAACGGCGGCACCACCGCGTTCTGGGACGCGGCGGCGTTCGGCCTGGTGAACGAGCGCGCGCAGCACTTCACCTACGGCGAGTTCTCGTCGAAGTTCGCGAAGGTGACCTCGGACGCGCCGTTCCTCGGTGACTCGATCGTCGTGCGGGCCGAGCCGGGCAGCGCCCCGGAAATCGCCTACGAGCAGGGCGCGGACCTGGTCGGCTGGGCGCACAACGAGACTTCGACCGGTGTCGCGGTGCCGGTGCGCCGCCCCGCCGGCAGCGAGGGCGCGCTCGTCGCGATCGACGCCACCTCGGGTGCGGGCGGCCTGCCGGTCAAGGCCGAGGACTTCGACGTCTACTACTTCGCGCCGCAGAAGTGCTTCGCCTCCGACGGTGGCCTGTGGCTGGCGCTGATGTCGCCCGCGGCGCTGGAGCGGGTGGAGAAGATCGGCGCGAGCGGCCGGTGGATTCCGGAGTTCCTGTCGCTGACCACGGCGGTGGACAACTCGCGCAAGGACCAGACGTACAACACCCCGGCGGTGGCGACGCTGTTCCTGCTGGCCGACCAGATCGAGTGGATGCTGGGCAACGGTGGCCTGGACTGGGCGGTCTCGCGCACGAAGGACTCCTCGACGCGGCTGTACGAGTGGGCCGAGGAGACCAGCTACACGGTGCCGTTCGTGAAGGACCCGGCGCTGCGCTCGCAGGTCGTGGGCACGGTGGACTTCGTCGACGAGATCGACGCGTCGAAGGTCGCGAAGGTGCTGCGCGCGAACGGCATCGTCGATGTCGAGCCGTACCGGAAGCTGGGCCGCAACCAGCTACGGGTCGGCATGTTCCCCGCGATCGAGCCGGGCGACGTCACGGCGCTGACCAGCTGCATCGAGTGGGTCGTCGAGCGGCTGGGCGACTGA
- a CDS encoding serine hydrolase domain-containing protein, whose protein sequence is MLPSTEFALLRRLSLEQVNGRAPSMTAAVVRDGEVVWWAGRGAVDGAAPDDDTQYRLGSITKSIVAALVMRLRDEGRLDLNDPLDKHVPGTSFGSSTVGQLLSHTGGLTSESPGSWWERSEGGDWAALESSLATDALKNRPGSRFHYSNVGYGVLGELIARHRGTDWLTALTREVLDPLGMTRTTPHPRGKHARGWAVHPFADLLLPEPSPDAGAMAPAGQLWSTVRDLGRWTAFVGGDSGDVLSPDTVAEMRALATVDDGDAWTSGYGLGLQLVRHQGRRLAGHTGSMPGFLACTLVDEGTGTGALTFANTTTGPAILGLVADLIGIADEHEPNLPDEWRPTEVDRSLLPLTGLWHWGPTPYHLRLIPGGMLSLYPAGGSGRASRFRPVAEDEWLGLDGYYAGETLRVHRAADGTPRHLDLATFVFTRTPYDPAAPVPGGVDPEGWRTA, encoded by the coding sequence ATGCTGCCCAGCACCGAATTCGCCCTGCTCCGCCGCCTGTCCCTTGAGCAGGTGAACGGGCGCGCCCCGTCGATGACCGCGGCGGTCGTGCGCGACGGCGAGGTGGTCTGGTGGGCCGGGCGCGGCGCGGTCGACGGCGCGGCACCCGATGACGACACGCAGTACCGGCTCGGCTCGATCACCAAGTCGATCGTCGCCGCGCTCGTCATGCGCCTGCGCGACGAGGGCAGGCTCGACCTCAACGATCCGCTCGACAAGCACGTCCCCGGCACCAGTTTCGGCTCCTCGACGGTCGGCCAGTTGCTGTCCCACACCGGCGGCCTGACCTCCGAGTCGCCGGGCTCGTGGTGGGAGCGCAGCGAGGGCGGCGACTGGGCGGCGCTGGAGTCGAGCCTCGCCACGGACGCGCTGAAGAACCGTCCCGGCAGCCGGTTCCACTACTCCAACGTCGGCTACGGGGTGCTCGGCGAGCTGATCGCGCGGCACCGCGGCACGGACTGGCTCACCGCACTGACCCGCGAGGTCCTCGATCCGCTGGGCATGACCCGCACGACCCCGCACCCGCGCGGCAAGCACGCCCGGGGCTGGGCGGTGCACCCGTTCGCCGATCTGCTGCTGCCCGAGCCGAGCCCGGACGCCGGCGCGATGGCGCCCGCGGGTCAGCTGTGGTCGACGGTGCGGGACCTGGGCCGGTGGACCGCGTTCGTCGGCGGCGACTCAGGTGACGTGCTGAGCCCGGACACCGTCGCCGAGATGCGCGCGCTCGCCACGGTCGACGACGGCGACGCCTGGACCTCCGGCTACGGCCTCGGCCTGCAGCTCGTGCGGCACCAGGGCCGCCGCCTGGCCGGGCACACCGGCTCGATGCCCGGTTTCCTCGCCTGCACCCTGGTCGACGAGGGCACCGGCACCGGCGCGCTGACCTTCGCCAACACCACCACGGGCCCAGCGATCCTCGGCCTGGTCGCCGACCTGATCGGGATCGCCGACGAGCACGAGCCGAACCTGCCCGATGAGTGGCGGCCCACCGAGGTGGACCGGTCGCTGCTGCCGCTGACCGGCCTGTGGCACTGGGGCCCGACGCCGTACCACCTTCGGCTGATTCCGGGCGGCATGCTCAGCCTGTACCCGGCCGGTGGCTCGGGCCGTGCGTCCCGCTTCCGCCCGGTCGCCGAGGACGAGTGGCTCGGCCTGGACGGCTACTACGCCGGCGAGACGCTGCGCGTCCACCGTGCCGCGGACGGCACCCCGCGGCACCTGGACCTGGCCACGTTCGTCTTCACCCGCACCCCGTACGACCCGGCGGCGCCCGTGCCCGGCGGCGTCGACCCGGAGGGCTGGCGTACCGCATAG
- a CDS encoding TetR/AcrR family transcriptional regulator, producing MATVPKIVDRSQRRREIAEALLRLIAREGIETVSVRTVAAEAGLSAGAVQKYFSTRDELFHFAFDLTGEYIEQRWNRTPRDHLLTMLRTLVAEALPLDDQRRAEVIVILAFTARAAVLPDWAGHLREGYEFMRAQTADFLGQAQHQGHVRDDLDAGKLADVVAALTDGFAQHLLQAPPGSDLHRRLLGSLELALTELLTPRTAE from the coding sequence ATGGCAACCGTGCCCAAGATCGTCGACCGGTCCCAGCGCCGCCGGGAGATCGCCGAAGCCCTGCTCCGGCTCATCGCGCGGGAGGGCATCGAGACCGTCAGCGTCCGCACGGTCGCCGCGGAGGCCGGTCTGTCCGCCGGCGCCGTGCAGAAGTACTTCTCCACCCGCGACGAGCTGTTCCACTTCGCGTTCGACCTGACCGGCGAGTACATCGAGCAGCGCTGGAACCGGACGCCGCGGGACCACCTGCTCACCATGCTGCGGACACTGGTCGCCGAAGCACTGCCGCTCGACGACCAGCGCCGGGCCGAGGTGATCGTGATCCTCGCCTTCACCGCGCGCGCCGCGGTCCTCCCCGACTGGGCAGGCCACCTGCGTGAGGGTTACGAGTTCATGCGCGCGCAGACCGCCGACTTCCTCGGCCAGGCCCAGCACCAGGGGCACGTTCGCGACGACCTGGACGCCGGGAAACTCGCCGACGTCGTCGCCGCCCTCACCGACGGCTTCGCCCAGCACCTGCTGCAGGCGCCACCCGGCTCCGATCTGCACCGCCGGCTGCTCGGCTCGCTCGAACTCGCCCTCACCGAGCTGCTCACCCCGCGCACGGCAGAATGA
- a CDS encoding MFS transporter yields the protein MTSTALGKRRSRQNELAAALTAGPVEVLDFFLPLWAGSALGASAAGVGALTALETLVSFAVRPVAGALADRFDRGRLAAVGAVLYGLSFAGYAVAPGLGAAFVAAVLGGAGGAVFWVALRARVGEGLGDDRSAFARLFSAEGGGTWIAFVVALWLVSRIDYRGVFWIGAAACAVAAVVMLAPASAPGAVTAPAGPGFRHLGRRLRPMLLLVVITALAEAGVALLLLMHLQRGHHLELHQIAGVFLPGFIVYTTLPEYLHRVTGRLGRARVLSLAMGSSAVFAVGLSFAPNPFVLTGLWVLSAAAFAAAIPVEQEIVAEAAGVSLGRAMGVYESANLLGATIGTFAAGLLYGTGFGWQAACVGAGVILLGGAALVRPVLRTVARENPGTTAGSGAPRPPTAA from the coding sequence ATGACGAGCACTGCGCTGGGGAAGCGGCGGTCGAGGCAGAACGAGCTGGCCGCGGCGCTGACGGCGGGTCCGGTCGAGGTCCTGGACTTCTTCCTGCCGCTGTGGGCGGGCAGTGCGCTGGGGGCGAGCGCGGCCGGGGTGGGGGCGCTGACCGCGCTGGAGACGCTGGTGTCGTTCGCGGTGCGGCCGGTGGCGGGCGCGCTGGCGGACCGCTTCGACCGCGGGCGGCTGGCGGCCGTCGGCGCTGTCCTCTATGGACTGTCGTTCGCCGGGTACGCCGTCGCGCCGGGGCTGGGGGCGGCGTTCGTGGCGGCGGTGCTCGGTGGTGCCGGCGGCGCGGTCTTCTGGGTGGCGTTGCGGGCTCGCGTGGGGGAAGGGCTCGGTGACGACAGGTCCGCGTTCGCCAGGCTGTTCTCGGCCGAGGGCGGCGGCACGTGGATCGCGTTCGTGGTGGCGCTGTGGCTGGTGTCGCGCATCGACTATCGCGGCGTCTTCTGGATCGGCGCGGCGGCGTGCGCGGTGGCGGCGGTGGTGATGCTCGCGCCGGCATCCGCCCCGGGCGCCGTCACCGCCCCGGCCGGGCCCGGGTTCCGCCACCTGGGGCGGCGGCTGCGGCCGATGCTGCTGCTCGTGGTCATCACCGCGCTGGCGGAAGCGGGCGTCGCGCTGTTGCTGCTCATGCACCTGCAGCGCGGGCACCACCTGGAGCTGCACCAGATCGCGGGGGTGTTCCTGCCGGGGTTCATCGTCTACACGACGTTGCCGGAGTACCTGCACCGGGTGACCGGGCGGCTGGGCCGTGCGCGGGTACTGTCGCTGGCGATGGGGTCCAGCGCGGTGTTCGCCGTGGGGTTGTCGTTCGCGCCGAACCCGTTTGTGCTGACCGGGTTGTGGGTGCTCTCCGCGGCCGCGTTCGCCGCGGCGATTCCCGTCGAGCAGGAGATCGTCGCCGAGGCGGCGGGCGTGAGCCTCGGCCGCGCGATGGGCGTCTACGAAAGCGCGAACCTGCTCGGCGCCACGATCGGCACCTTCGCGGCCGGGTTGCTCTACGGCACCGGCTTCGGGTGGCAGGCGGCCTGCGTCGGCGCCGGCGTGATCCTGCTCGGCGGCGCGGCGCTGGTGCGCCCGGTGCTGCGCACCGTCGCACGGGAAAACCCCGGAACCACGGCGGGTTCCGGGGCTCCCAGGCCACCTACAGCGGCTTGA
- a CDS encoding citrate synthase 2: MTTSAPVANNTEPDDGFKPGLEGVVAFRTEIAEPDRNGGALRYRGVDIEDLAGKVSFGDVWGLLVDGRFGTGLPPAEPFPIPVHTGDVRVDAQAALAMVAPIWGFRPLLDISDEEARDNLARASVMALSYVAQSARGTAQPAVPQARVDEAHTITERFMVRWRGEPDPAHVKAVDAYWVSAAEHGLNASTFTARVIASTGADVAASLSGAIGAMSGPLHGGAPARVLPMIEAVEKEGDARKVVKGILDRKERLMGFGHRVYRAEDPRARVLRRTCRELGAARFEVAAALEQAALAELRERRPDRAIETNVEFWAAVILDFAQVPTHMMPAMFTSARTAGWAAHVLEQKQTGRLVRPSASYVGPGPRSPEEVEGWSAVKPL, from the coding sequence GTGACTACCTCAGCGCCCGTTGCGAACAACACCGAACCGGACGACGGTTTCAAACCCGGGCTGGAAGGCGTCGTCGCCTTCCGCACCGAGATCGCCGAGCCCGATCGCAACGGCGGCGCGCTGCGCTATCGGGGCGTGGACATCGAGGACCTGGCCGGCAAGGTCAGCTTCGGCGACGTGTGGGGCCTGCTCGTCGACGGCCGGTTCGGCACCGGGCTGCCGCCCGCCGAGCCGTTCCCGATTCCGGTGCACACCGGCGATGTCCGGGTCGACGCGCAGGCCGCGCTCGCGATGGTCGCCCCGATCTGGGGCTTCCGCCCGCTGCTGGACATCAGCGACGAGGAGGCACGCGACAATCTGGCGCGCGCCTCGGTGATGGCACTGTCCTATGTGGCCCAGTCCGCGCGCGGGACCGCGCAGCCGGCCGTGCCGCAGGCCCGCGTCGACGAGGCGCACACGATCACCGAACGCTTCATGGTGCGCTGGCGCGGCGAGCCGGATCCGGCGCACGTCAAAGCGGTGGACGCGTACTGGGTGTCGGCGGCCGAGCACGGTCTGAACGCCTCCACGTTCACCGCGCGGGTCATCGCGTCGACGGGCGCGGACGTCGCGGCGTCGTTGTCGGGCGCGATCGGCGCGATGTCGGGTCCGCTGCACGGCGGCGCCCCGGCGCGGGTGCTGCCGATGATCGAGGCGGTCGAGAAGGAGGGCGACGCGCGGAAGGTGGTCAAGGGGATCCTGGACCGCAAGGAGCGCCTGATGGGCTTCGGGCACCGGGTGTACCGGGCGGAGGACCCGCGGGCACGGGTGCTCCGCCGCACCTGCCGTGAGCTGGGCGCTGCCCGGTTCGAGGTGGCCGCCGCCCTGGAGCAGGCAGCACTGGCCGAGCTGCGCGAGCGCCGTCCGGACCGCGCGATCGAAACGAACGTCGAGTTCTGGGCGGCGGTCATCCTGGACTTCGCGCAGGTCCCGACGCACATGATGCCCGCCATGTTCACCTCCGCGCGCACCGCGGGCTGGGCGGCGCACGTCCTGGAACAGAAGCAGACCGGCAGGCTGGTCCGCCCCTCCGCGAGCTACGTCGGACCGGGCCCGCGCTCCCCCGAGGAGGTCGAGGGCTGGTCGGCGGTCAAGCCGCTGTAG